The window GTTACATTGGAAGAACCCGCTGAGAACCTTAAGATGGATATGATGAAGTTTGGCTTTAACCTCGCCGACCTTCACTTTACAATAATAGACGCCACTCCAACCGCGGAGAGGTACGTTCTCATGGAAAACTTCTTCGAGTCCTTTGCGGAGGGCATGGACAAGATGCTGACTGCCATAAAGGAACAGTTCAAACAGAGATACTACCACAGGGTTGTCATTGATCCTATAACCATGCTCAAGGTGGCTACGAAAGATGATATCGAGTACAGGAGGTCGTTTCTTACTTTTGTCAAAGCGGTGGGGAGGTTAAAAACCACCGTAATCCTGACATCGGAACTTCAGAGGACGGATGTTGAGGAGTACCTGGTCAACGGGGTTATTGAGCTCAAGATGTTTGAGATGCAGGGAAAGCTCGCCCGCGGCATCAGGATAACAAAGTTCCGCGGTAGCGCCTTTGATGGCACCATCCGGCCGTACAAGATAACTGACAGTGGAATTGTTGTGTACCACGACCACGTCCTCCCATTGCCCTGACATTTTTCTCCTCAAGCCTCGTCCTTCAGGGCGGAGAGGAGGTCAGATCAGAAAAATGTCAGCCATCCCGTGGAGTGAGAAAAGTTAAAAGCCTTCGCTCGATTCATCCGTCATGAACCCGCTCCTCCTATGTCTTGCTGTCATCTTCCTCTGGGATGGATACTTCTTCGTTAATTACCTACTCCACCTTTTCACGGAGTATCGAACCGGACAATGGCTGCCTAAGGTCTCGATACTCATCCCGGCTTACAATGAGGGGGAGCACGTTCTCAAGGCCGTCAGATCAGCGCTCGCTCAAGATTACCCGGACTTTGAGGTCATAGTGGTCGACGATGGGAGTGAGGATAACACCTTTGAGGTTGCCTCCTCGGTCAAGAGTCCCATGCTGAAGGTATATCGGATGGAGCACGGTGGAAAAGCCAGGGCCCTGAACTTCGGCCTCTCGAAGGCTTCCGGCGAGGTCATAGTAACGACCGACGCCGACAGCTATCTCGAACCCGATGCAGTTAAGGAGCTGGTGAGGCGCTTCCACTCCGATGAAGTCCTCGGAGTCGGCGGCCAGGTTCGCGTCGCAGGAGGCTCTTTCCTTGAGATGGCGCAGGACGCGGAGCACCTCAGGATAGCGATGTTCCGCAGGGCGAAAGAGCTGGACGACCTGAGCCTCGCTCCCGGTCCGATAGCGGCCTTCCGCAGGGAGGCCATTGAGAGGATCGGCGGCTTCGTCGAGGACATTGTTGAGGACTACGCCACGACGAAGGCTGTTAAAGAGTTTGGAAAAGTCGTCTACGCCCCTCGCGCGAGGGTGTGGACAAAAATGCCGAAGAGCCTTGCCGTCCTCTGGCGCCAGAGGAAGCGCTGGTTCCTTGGAGACTTAAAGAACCTTGGGGGAGGATTCACGAAGGACTTGACTTTTCTGCTCCTTTCGGACGTCGTGGCGTTTTTCGATGTGATCGTCCCGCCGCTTCTCCTTATCACAGGTCAGTTTGAACTCTTCGCCCTCGGGTGGTTCTTCGAGACCTTCACGATGCTCCTGCCTACCCTCTTCGAGGGTGGAAGGCTGATAAACGCGCTCCTGTTTCCCCTTATAATCTGGTTCTGGGCGGTGTTTTACCTTACTCTCCACATCTACGGCTATCTCTCGGTGCTCCTCAGGAGGGCATGAGGCAATACGGGGCGAAACCCTTTTAAGTGCTCACTTCCGCACTACATAGACTATATAGATTATGGGCCAACAAATAGAATATAGTGATGACGATGATAACGGCGCTCTTCATGGCGTGGGCGATAGGCGCAAACGACAGTGCAAAGGCCGTTGGAACCGCTGTTGGCTCGGGCGTGCTCGGCTTCAAAAGAGCCGTGCTCCTCATAGGGGTATTCACAACTCTGGGCGTTTTTCTTGGAGGTTCTGGCGTTTCCGGAACGGTTTCCGGGCTCGCCGAGGGCA is drawn from Thermococcus celericrescens and contains these coding sequences:
- a CDS encoding RAD55 family ATPase, giving the protein MDGRVSTGIPGLDFMLNGGLIPGRTYLIKGAPGTGKTTLAMHFAMAGVDNGENVLYVTLEEPAENLKMDMMKFGFNLADLHFTIIDATPTAERYVLMENFFESFAEGMDKMLTAIKEQFKQRYYHRVVIDPITMLKVATKDDIEYRRSFLTFVKAVGRLKTTVILTSELQRTDVEEYLVNGVIELKMFEMQGKLARGIRITKFRGSAFDGTIRPYKITDSGIVVYHDHVLPLP
- a CDS encoding glycosyltransferase; amino-acid sequence: MNPLLLCLAVIFLWDGYFFVNYLLHLFTEYRTGQWLPKVSILIPAYNEGEHVLKAVRSALAQDYPDFEVIVVDDGSEDNTFEVASSVKSPMLKVYRMEHGGKARALNFGLSKASGEVIVTTDADSYLEPDAVKELVRRFHSDEVLGVGGQVRVAGGSFLEMAQDAEHLRIAMFRRAKELDDLSLAPGPIAAFRREAIERIGGFVEDIVEDYATTKAVKEFGKVVYAPRARVWTKMPKSLAVLWRQRKRWFLGDLKNLGGGFTKDLTFLLLSDVVAFFDVIVPPLLLITGQFELFALGWFFETFTMLLPTLFEGGRLINALLFPLIIWFWAVFYLTLHIYGYLSVLLRRA
- a CDS encoding inorganic phosphate transporter encodes the protein MITALFMAWAIGANDSAKAVGTAVGSGVLGFKRAVLLIGVFTTLGVFLGGSGVSGTVSGLAEGMSAGEVGLVLFSAASAVTLASLWGRPISTTQSIIGGLVGA